A window of the Gossypium arboreum isolate Shixiya-1 chromosome 2, ASM2569848v2, whole genome shotgun sequence genome harbors these coding sequences:
- the LOC108467324 gene encoding ABC transporter F family member 5, producing the protein MDLSTKFHRLDLRSTFFTSMRPSLTRNSSSFVSPKTLKFRPTKVNAQVSTLSVETSVKEPQNDIESLFSTNTVEEIDRKRGDKQSNTGASGISSGVKLENISKSYKGVTVLKNVNWEVKKGEKIGLVGVNGAGKTTQMRIITGQEEPDSGNVIKAKPNMKVAFLNQEFQVSMSRTVREEFMSAFKEEMEISERLERVQKAIEGSTEDLELMGRLLDEFDLLQRRAQAVDLDEVDAKVSKLMPELGFSPEDSDRLVASFSSGWQMRMSLGKILLQEPDLLLLDEPTNHLDLDTIEWLEGYLKKQDVPMVIISHDRAFLDQLCTKIVETDMGFSRTFEGNYSQYVEAKAAWIETQYAAWEKQQKEIEQTRDLISRLGAGANSGRASSAEKKLERLQEEGQIEKPFQRKQMKIRFPERGRSGRSVVTIKNLEFGYDDELLFNRANLAIERGEKIAIIGPNGCGKSTLLRLIMRLEKPRGGEVILGEHNVLPNYFEQNQAEALDLDKTVLQTVEEVAEDWRIDDIKGLLGRCNFKADMLDRKVSLLSGGEKARLAFCKFMVKPSTLLILDEPTNHLDIPSKEMLEEAIREYSGTVITVSHDRYFIRQIVNRVVEVKDGHLQDYAGDYNYYLEKNLEARVKELEREADLEEKAPRLKAKSKMSKAEKEARKKQKMQAFQAAKQKSKGLKNSKRWK; encoded by the exons ATGGACCTATCCACGAAATTCCATCGCTTAGACCTTCGTTCAACATTCTTCACCTCTATGCGACCCTCTTTAACCCGGAATTCCTCATCGTTCGTTTCTCCCAAAACCCTTAAATTTAGACCCACTAAAGTAAATGCCCAAGTTTCCACTCTCAGTGTTGAAACCTCCGTTAAAGAACCTCAAAACGACATTGAGTCATTGTTTTCAACCAACACAGTCGAAGAGATTGATCGAAAGCGTGGCGACAAACAATCCAACACCGGCGCTTCTGGTATTTCCTCCGGTGTAAAGCTCGAAAACATTAGCAAAAGCTATAAAGGAGTGACGGTTTTGAAAAACGTGAATTGGGAAGTGAAAAAAGGCGAGAAAATTGGATTGGTTGGAGTAAACGGGGCAGGGAAAACCACCCAAATGAGAATTATAACGGGGCAAGAAGAACCCGATTCGGGGAACGTTATAAAAGCCAAGCCCAATATGAAAGTTGCGTTTTTGAACCAAGAATTCCAAGTTTCAATGAGTAGGACGGTGAGGGAGGAGTTTATGAGTGCCTTTAAAGAGGAAATGGAGATTTCTGAGAGGTTAGAGAGGGTTCAAAAGGCGATAGAAGGATCTACAGAGGATTTGGAGTTGATGGGAAGGCTTTTGGATGAGTTTGATTTGTTGCAAAGGAGAGCTCAGGCTGTGGATTTGGATGAGGTTGATGCTAAGGTTAGCAAGTTAATGCCAGAGCTAGGGTTTTCCCCTGAGGATTCAGATAGGTTGGTTGCCAGTTTTAGTAGCGGGTGGCAGATGAGGATGTCACTTGGAAAGATTTTGCTGCAG GAGCCTGATTTATTGCTTTTGGATGAGCCTACAAATCACCTTGACCTTGATACAATTGAGTGGCTTGAAGGATATCTGAAAAAGCAAGATGTGCCAATggtcattatatctcatgatagAGCTTTTTTAGATCAGTTGTGTACGAAGATTGTGGAGACCGATATGGGTTTTTCCAGGACATTTGAGGGTAATTATTCTCAGTATGTTGAAGCGAAGGCAGCATGGATTGAAACTCAGTATGCTGCGTGGGAGAAGCAGCAGAAGGAGATTGAGCAGACAAGAGACTTGATAAGCCGATTAGGTGCTGGGGCAAATTCTGGCCGAGCTTCTTCTGCCGAAAAG AAGCTGGAGAGGCTTCAGGAAGAGGGTCAAATAGAGAAGCCATTTCAACGAAAACAAATGAAGATCAGGTTCCCTGAGCGTGGAAGAAGTGGTAGATCTGTTGTTACTATTAAGAATCTGGAATTCGGTTACGACGATGAG CTGCTATTTAACAGGGCAAATCTTGCAATTGAAAGAGGAGAGAAAATTGCCATTATTGGTCCAAATGGTTGTGGAAAGAGTACTTTACTGAGACTGATAATGCGTTTAGAGAAACCGAGAGGCGGTGAAGTGATCCTTGGGGAGCATAATGTTCTACCAAATTATTTTGAGCAGAATCAG GCCGAGGCTCTTGATTTGGATAAAACGGTGCTTCAGACAGTGGAAGAGGTTGCAGAGGACTGGAGAATTGATGATATTAAGGGACTCCTTGGTCGTTGCAACTTCAAAGCCGATATGCTTGACAGGAAGGTTTCCCTTTTGAGTGGTGGTGAGAAG GCGCGTCTTGCTTTCTGCAAATTCATGGTAAAACCATCAACCCTACTGATTTTGGATGAACCAACTAATCATCTGGATATACCCTCAAAAGAGATGCTAGAG GAGGCAATTAGGGAATACAGTGGCACTGTCATTACTGTTTCGCATGACCGATACTTCATTCGGCAGATAGTCAACAGAGTAGTGGAAGTAAAAGATGGCCATTTGCAGGACTATGCAGGCGACTACAAT TATTATCTGGAGAAGAACCTCGAGGCAAGGGTAAAGGAGCTTGAGCGTGAGGCGGATCTTGAAGAGAAAGCTCCCAGACTGAAAGCCAAATCAAAGATGTCAAAG GCGGAGAAGGAAGCTCGAAAGAAACAAAAGATGCAGGCTTTTCAAGCTGCTAAACAAAAGTCAAAAGGGCTGAAGAATTCCAAGAGATGGAAATGA